Sequence from the Rutidosis leptorrhynchoides isolate AG116_Rl617_1_P2 chromosome 3, CSIRO_AGI_Rlap_v1, whole genome shotgun sequence genome:
GCTGCTGACTTGATAAAGGTTCTTCATGATTGGAAGAGAATTAAAGATCTCATAATCATCAATAAAACGATGGAATTTCAATGGTCTAAGCACTCTGCTTGTCTTCCTTGAGTTAGCttctatttattttacaatataatttTGTCATCTGATCATATATGTAGAAATAGATAGATGTGGTATAAGCATGTTGCCATTGTAGGGAGTTACTTTCAATGTCAATGATTCACCACAAATCAAATACCAAATATTAAATAAAAGTGTAGTATATTATATGCCTCTTTGTGTGCCTCTAGTTCAACATGATTAAACAACTTTTGATTTTTAGTTATCAAAATCAATGAAGCCGAATTTATAATCAAGATACAGATATTGAAATATTTTTGTTTTTCAACAATATATATAGGTTGTTGATACCTAATTCCGTCCAACGGCTTATATCAATACATGACTAGAACTCTTTAGCGTGTTGTGGTGGATTGTCGAGTGATGTATACCCTCGGGACGGTTCCCTGCAGACCCGATCACGGTTTGAAACCGTGGCATGGCTTAATCAATCTTACGGAGCCAAAATGAGAATTGGTCCGTCTAGCGCTCTGCTGCTAAGTCTTCAAgtctagagtgagaaagtactaTTTGAGAGAGAAAATGTGTTCTCTGCTACAGGAAAGCGCCGTCTGGCGTCGTGTCTAAATTCAATTTCAATTCTGTCGGAATTTCATTGAATTTCGTGAGCCAAACAGGGTCTAAGTGTCTGAAAAGTGATGACTTAGGTGTTGTATTTATATTTTATAGGCATAGTCGAATAGGAGGTCCTGGACATTCACAATAACGCTATCAAGCGTAGCGGGCCTGGCCCATAAAACTTGTTTAGCCTAAATACAAACTTCAAGTAAAATAAACACAATTACAAAGAAACAAGAGCTAGTAGCATTTTAAATTCCGtaaatataagtatattaataaatctATCTAACATTAAATGCATTTACCTAGTCAACTTTAGTGCTCGCCGGAGTTCGGCGATCTGGCCGGACTTTTTGACAGGTGACTAGTGGACCTTTTTTGGGCCACACTAGTTTTAGGGTTTACGTGCCTGGTTGGTTTGGGACTTGTGTTGGCTTGGGCTTGTTTTCGGCTAGGTAGTTTGGGTTTTGAGTGGGCTTGTTCGGTGTTGTGGGCTTTAGGTTCGTTTGGCCCTTAGCGGTTTCGTTGGGTTTGATCTCGCTCGTTCCATCTTCCTCGTCGCCGGTTTCGGTTCGGAATGGTCCGGTGTTGTTGCCGCCTTAGTGACTTTAAGGTTGTTAATCGCCCAAAGATTGGTCTCCTGGAGTAGTTTTCTCGGTTGGTTCCCGATCTTCCGGATGGTAGGGCTTTGACAGGTTAGGGTTTCCGAGTTGATTGTTGTTGGGTTTGCTTGGTTGTGCTGACTAACGGGGTTATGATTTGGGTTGTTGGTTGATGCGGTCTCGAGGTGGGTGTTCTAGGGTTGTCCGGCGAGCGATTTGGTTCAATGTTATTTGTTTGGGGTTGATGCGGTTTGGTGGGTGGGCTCGTGGATTGTTGTTCATCGATGCTAACTTCGATTCAGGTGAGGACTTTTTTCAAGATTCGGTAGTCTATATGGCGGTTACCTCAAGGAAGCATCAGCTTCTGTTCATCGATTGTGGTTGTATCGGGGTGTTTTCTAGATTATTGTTGTACTAATGCAATTGTAATGAGTAAAGTCAAACAGATTCATATATGTCAATGTAACAACTCATGTAACGCTCTAGATCATCAGATCTATTTTTCTTTATTTATAATAATTCGTTTTTCGccaaaaaacattaaataaaataaaaaaaaaatttaaatttaaatttgaatATTCTCATATCTGGATGCAGGCTCAAATATCAATCTCTCCCCACCATCTGAGAATCATATTTTTTTAATacgtaatattaaatattattatatatttttattattatttatattaatattaatatcaattattattattattattattggaaatGTTAAATGCAACCCTTAGACCCTCTTTGACCCCGCATGTTTGGGGGGGGGGTGTGTTGGCCAACACGCCACCTAGCACACCATAACAAGGCGTGCTGGTGTGTGTGTTGGTCCAAGTGCTTCAACATAGCACATGAAAAGTTTGCAACATGCCTGTATTTCCTCCCTTTTTGTAATTAGTTTTTATCTTATTTTTTACCCAACTTTCAATCAGATTTTAAGACATCACCCAACACGCCACTCAACACACCACCTCATTATTTACCAGTTTAACAAcacgctcatcaagcaccccaccccacccagcaacacgcccATCATCCCCTTCAGGGATAAAGATGGTCTTATAAATACCATATAAAGTAATTTCTTGTTTTTATCTAGAAGTGATCATTCCCTCGTCTTTAGTATATCGTCCACTATTTTTTGAATTGTTCAAAATTAATTGTTCAATTTCATAATAGATATGGATAAGAATAACGAAAATTTTTATTATGGCcttaatatatacatacatgtaaaaTGAAAAGTTAGATACAAAGCAGAGACGTCTCAATAATAGGGACTTTCATGTTCATTActtgtgaaatgacccgtggaattacGAGTTTGTTTGAACGAAATAGTTTAAtggtatattttaggtattaagtgaatttaaacgctaaagtcatttagtttaatgacccgatggatttcgactaagaaacttctcgttgtttttacaaacacattgatgtacttaacttggtcagaataaatgaactacatttattctcttaccatcatctttcaattttcatcacaaatactatttttcttgtcataaaagcttacattagaaccttttattgagacgtgtatttcacatacatatataacgtaattaatctcgtaaagagaactcatattaaaatttgaataataataatataataataattaatgagagtGAATATTTTCTCgaaacatgaaataaataaataagtagatttaatttaattagtcattaattagattaatgacatcactttaaaagcttagattgttttctttttctttttcattttttcttaacaaaagaattattctaataatgacatcatcattatagaattttaatataaACTATAGATATAAAAATGAGCCATGTAAACTTTAAATTCCTTATAAAGCTAAAATTTTTCATTACAAATAAACTAATATTTTAAACATATGATCTGTAAACTAGCTAATATCCGGTTGCACATTTCCCGGAGAAGCCTCTAATAAAAGGAATATGTTATGTTTGTAAGTTGAcaaaaaatacattgtaataatgtCATTTTTTAAACTGCATGTTTCTGTTTAAGGACAATAAAATTGGGATGAGGAGAGTATGTCAGATTTAAATAGAAAAGTCGGTATCaaaaatgaatatttatataattaatcaaAATGAGTTTATAGACATAAATATAATAAGCCTAAACATATTTCTAAGATCTAtgtttattttttaattattattattatttatattaatattaattattattactattatcattaatattaaataaatattaataatttttataaacggtgtgatttttgttttaaattattattattttaaaatttaatattattatttaattatgataacTCCAAGTATAAATGTAAAAAACAATGTATATGTGATatgtttatacaaatataatttaaatataaatatgaatatgataTGATATATGGTTAAATATAGCATCTCCCTTATTTTATCAGTGGAATTCATTTTGAAGTTTGTTTCGAGCTAAACTTACGGAAAAATTAACAACTTACGGTAAGTATCACGCCCTAAGCATAAACGTGGCAAATAGTTACAGGCCACCGACACAATGAAAAagtcattaaacacacttttcgtATGATAATGCGCGTATCACGCTAACGCACACTTCATTTTATTCTTTTTATACCTTGGACTACACTACTACGTACTACCTTACATAATCAAATCACCTAATTAACTGATCTCCATTTGTTCCCAATCATAAACACTTTTTGATTTTGATTCAAACTAATTTGTGTCACTTTATAGTTCATTTGACATCCAATCAGTTGGCAGCTTGACACGTGTCAATGGAGAAAGGCAACTACATGTTTCAACAAACTCGTGTTTGTGTAGTACTAGTACTTTGTGTTCTGTTTTGGTTATACTTGTACTCTGATTTTGGTGTTCCCGAATTTGCTGTTAATCACGAGCTAAATAATGTGAAATCTGTCATTAATGTTTCTCGATCCGAAAACATGAAAACCGATAAGGTGTTTCCGTTCATGAAGGCAATGAAAAGTGCAGGGAATAAAAATGATCCATGTGGTGgaaaatatatttatgtttatgatcttcCTTCAAGGTTTAATGATGATATGATGAAAGAATGTGGAAATATTAACAAATGGTTTGATATGTGTAAGTTTGTTAAGAATAATGGGCTTGGGCCCAAACTAGAAAGTAGTGATCTAGGTGTGTTTTCAGATAATGGTTGGTATGCCACAAATCAATTTACACTTGATGTTATTTTCAACAATCGAATGAAACAGTACGAATGCTTGACGAACGATTCGTCAATGGCTGCTGCAATTTTTGTCCCGTTTTACGCAGGGTTTGATGTTGCAAGGTATCTTTGGGGGTATAATATTTCTGTTAGAGACGCTGCGCCTCATGATCTTGTCGATTGGTTGCAAAAAAGAGACGAATGGAAGATAATGAACGGCCATGATCATTTTCTCGTTGGAGGACGAATCACTTGGGATTTTATAAGATTAACTGAAAACGAATCGGATTGGGGGAATAAGTTTTTGTTCTTACCGGCTGCAAGAAATATGTCGATGCTTCTTATTGAATCGAGCCCATGGCATTCAAACGATTTCGCTATTCCATATCCGACTTATTTTCATCCGTCTAAAGATTATGATGTTTTCGATTGGCAAGATAAAATGACGAAAATGGAGCGAAAATTGTTGTTTTGTTTCGCAGGTGCACCACGCCCAGGTAACCCTAAATCTATTAGATCACGTTTAATCAAGCAATGCAATAATTCACGTGTCGCGAAGTTACTAGAATGTGGAGTTGGGGAAACTAAGTGTCATTCGCCTAGCAGTATTATGAAAATGTTTCAAAGTTCGGTTTTTTGTTTACAACCTCAAGGTGATTCGTATGCACGAAGATCAGCTTTTGATTCGATTTTGGATGGTTGTATACCCGTATTCTTTCATCCAGGTTCTTTTTACACGCAATACACTTGGCATATACCGAAAAACTATACAAAATATTCGGTTTTTATTCCAGAGGATGATATTCGTAAGAATGTAAGTATAGAACAACGTTTAAGTCAAATTGATCCCGAGAAGGTTAACTTGATGAGAATGGAGGTTATAAATTTGATACCGAGATTGATATATGCTGATCCACGTTCCAAATTGGAGAGTTTAAAAGATGCATTTGATGTATCGGTGGAAGCAATTATCGACAAGGTGACGAAAATGAGACAAGATATGATTGATGGCCGCACGAATGATGAGTTTGTTGAAGAGCTTAGTTGGAAGTATTCGTTATTAGAGGAAGGCGAGTATTTAGGAGTTCACGAATGGGATCCGTTTTTCGCTAAAGAAAAACCGAACAATGGTGATGCAAGTTCGGATATGTTAACAGCAAACACAACAAAGAATACTACGATCAACTAGCAAAAAGATCAGCCTTAACAAACATGAATGGAGGTTAATTtgtgtattttttattttattttattttttaaaaattttttattaTAGTTTTAGCTGTAGAATATTCatgattatattatattcttgagttaTTTAGGGTTGATTTTGGGATATAAATTTACTTATACTCAGATAATTATGGTTCACAGTTCCCACTTGCATCAATTTATCTTCCAAATTTGAGAAGGTAAAAGATGAGAGTTTCAATGTTCACTTTTCTGGTTAAccaaggaaaccctcctatgaatgaatacattggctccccatagaaggtaaaacctcgggtaatcaagcctcctgagtgtaacatcccgcctttttccgttaaatttatttttaacaccgtctttttttaaataatacctttcgttatttaaattcgtagtttccgttgactaacgttcataataattccgtcatttaattacaacatctctcgttaacttgcgttttaaaaatattcgatcggttaaatcccgcacccgctttgaaactcgagggaccggagttgccaaatgggcaaactagttgactaggtcaactagtcaacccatttttccaccattcattcattccatcatctccctcatctcttttctctccatctcaagaacacacacacaaacccattccattcattcatcatctaaattcaatcttggaagctcacaacaaatccgattacatatttggaatcctctcttcatcctctacaatttgataccaacttcatctcgtttgggtaacatttctaaaactctagatttctctaaattcgtgtttttgatttgaaatggtgttaattagtgtctatggctcgtgtctagcatgaatatatgatttacttgctcgatttgttgttttgagtaactagtttgaacatttgaaatgggtttgcttaatcttgcattttggaagattaaatgttgtttgattgttaaagttcatgttttaattgtgttactagtatcactagcttcgttttgatgcgtaggttgattaagaaaacttcaaacacatgattattgatttttgtgaattttggttagggtttgatagactttgaaatgaacttttgatgcgttgaatgcttgttaatgttgttagtaagtgtttagatgcattgtatgcttaattaccttcggaacggcatatcgtatgtgtaaattggattcccgaatcataaaatacgttttacgaacttgaaactttgaaaataaacccttcttgatcaattgacgagttttcggttattgtaattgatgtttttgcttgtgaaaggtagttaattgtattccttgtcaaaagagctttccaatgatataagatgcgtattctaagtgtttacggtttgcgttttgtgctaaattgaattttggatcaagacttgaacttttgaaactgaccaggcaccagaccacgttatttgtcgcggcgcgacacctctggccgcggcgcggcaatagccgtgtttgggttctgacctactttgtcaaatttcgaaaaatgtttgctatgctacgcacctccgattaacatgtaacttggccaacatgctcatatatgacttctaagcttagaaaaatagtttgggacccgacccgaacgtgttgactttttcgttgactttgaccaagtttgacttttagtcaaacttaacaaaacacttatacaatcgttctaatcttattttatacttgattcttgcatgaaacttgacaacgtgattcacatgctatactattcgagtcataacgagccataggactaattgaacacatttcacccgaccttgtgtcgtaaccggttaattgacacaacttacttgtttaggtcaaggctaagcaactttcatgcatacgttactttgtgaagtacttttatactcgtgcactcgaggtgagatcatagttccaccttttcaacaactttttatactttaaattgtgggctgagaaacatatactttgtcgcattttgtactacttacttttatactttgaacacaagtacgatgaaacaaacattccacagcgagttagaacaaaaatcctcaattcgattatcattagttacacttgcagggtgtaagcgagaacttatattgtgtggccatacgggtttgacaaaccctcattacggacggttcgctaccgtctacggatgaaatatattttcgagaaacagtgtatgttctaacactattgtgatggggttctatggaaggaaacgttaagtcttgataattgggtgctcgcgaacaatacttttggaatgcaaacgattttgaaaatcaactatgggaatactaaatcttgtggttcaaaaacaacgtttacaaatacacctatgatttcaccaacgtttttcgttgacagttttctatatgtttctcaggttcatactcggctacttgatacatgcttccgcactctttgattacttgattggagtcaaccatgcatgcatacgctagggatagcacttttggattcaaacttttgtttacatacttacgctatttatagcaactgtatttttaaactaattatgtcgcaagttatttcatttatactttatgacctttgtaaacttagacttgttgtcgaacggttttgtaaactaaacttgcaagtcttgtacctttcaaatgaatgcgacataattttggtcaaacgagtctcatatagggactacgaccacgcaacgggacctaagttaacggcgccgtcaataacggttttggtcgggtcgttacaagtggtatcagagcgttggttgtagggaactaggatatgcattagtgtgtctgacagagtcgttaggacgcattagtgaatctggactacaaccggatagttagccattgcattctgacatacatttgctatagatagcacttacttgactacttgtgcattatacttgaatcattcttaggcaaacttcttaatggtaccaagttttcatcttacgaactcgtattccgccactttttggtaacacacgtaaattcatgattcatacacgtatggatgacgacgacttcattagtcacacttgttcgggaactctgtctcccggattgttatttgccaccgtttcaacttactatcggtttcccactggtgtttcttactatctactttttggtgttactaccatcactactctaggtgagtatcgtcatcaacatttatcactacggttgtgtactattcgttatcatgattcgttacacttctcgtaccgaaaTACATTATCGTTTGGCTTAcactgcattgacgtgaacaatcatttatacacttccctcgggaaacgcaccttcagagttgcactaattctttcgattaaatacgagtcatgTTGGTGATGTCACTaagctttgttcattttaaaacttcacgattacacgaacctgaatctatggagtgatgtggggattGAGGTATGAGTtatcgtaatataacgacactcgatcaacgtggttatattatggtaagtcataccaaagttctaatgacacgtgatggtggttggactcgatcaacctaatcaccaccatgtgccatgtacatgacttcatcctttcatgtttggacatctgaaaactccgaaagtactgacaacaaccataccggggacacaccttcgaatattgtcgaaccatatttatgcttccgaatgaatgacgaattctttcaacttcaaacatacgttatacatgaatactatctcgtcctcgcacagtcttattgattaactacaatttactcgttatgctcgcatcgaggcggaaacttctctcgccttacactcgtaattctggttcaggaaatcttttattttaaattatcaatggagagagactcttcacgttatactagtattcgcctcgagggtgaatagtctcgacgaacgtatttggaaaccgataaatcttccgcggcgcgaaattcttgagaaacagaaacttgttccaacaagcattttcacgtcctaacaaactctttcaaatataccttaaagagatgtacttcgtttcggatcgagatcctcgtttcacttctagatttcggagtgccttacaaaaagtctcgggaccacgcttaacacatgagtacaacacatcaaccacaacccgacggaccgagcaaacatacgattcaaaccttggaaaccgtaatacgaatttgtgttatcaacttcaaatttacttgagaaaagtttttgcctttaaccaaattctcttacaacgatggttatcattcaagtcttaacgtcacacttttcgaggaccagtatagccgtaattgtcgttttcttaaattgttgaaccgaagtaggtgacaagcgaaccaccggacccgaaatcattcatgaaacaaccggaaaatttttcaattccaagaaaggctcaaggcggatcgtagtcgccaaaagaactatgccgatgttagacgtgaacctctcgaattccaagtgggtaaccgcgtaacgttaaagtcgcaccttgaaaaggtgtaatccgtttcgggaaacgtagatagctaaatccgcgatatttttagtccttttaaaatcctggggcgttttggacccgttactagccgtttagatttttcaactcattcgagtctccgttcatcctaaattctacgtatcaaacttaaaggcgtgtcttgcgaaacaagaacttgttatcctcttcgatgaacttactatcaacgataaactccacctcataggaggaccgattgaaactataaatcgtgaaaccaaactttaaaccaacgtaaaaaccccgactgtcaaagttcgttgaaatgcccaaggaagtaccttcactcattcgtagaattggcaacacaagatctcgaggaagaaacaacgactactacttccaactaaatttcgggacgaaatttcttttaaggtgtaggtaatgtaacatcccgcctttttccgttaaatttatttttaacaccgtctttttttaaataatacctttcgttatttaaattcgtagtttccgttgactaacgttcataataattccgtcatttaattacaacatctctcgttaacttgcgttttaaaaatattcgatcggttaaatcccgcacccgctttgaaactcgagggaccggagttgccaaatgggcaaactagttgactaggtcaactagtcaacccatttttccaccattcattcattccatcatctccctcatctcttttctctccatctcaagaacacacacacaaacccattccattcattcatcatctaaattcaatcttggaagctcacaacaaatccgattacatatttggaatcctctcttcatcctctacaatttgataccaacttcatctcgtttgggtaacatttctaaaactctagatttctctaaattcgtgtttttgatttgaaatggtgttagttagtgtctatggctcgtgtctagcatgaatatatgatttacttgctcgatttgttgttttgagtaactagtttgaacatttgaaatgggtttgcttaatcttgcattttggaagattaaatgttgtttgattgttaaagttcatgttttaattgtgttactagtatcactagcttcgttttgatgcgtaggttgattaagaaaacttcaaacacatgattattgatttttgtgaattttggttagggtttgatagactttgaaatgaacttttgatgcgttgaatgcttgttaatgttgttagtaagtgtttagatgcattgtatgcttaattaccttcggaacggcatatcgtatgtgtaaattggattcccgaatcataaaatacgttttacgaacttgaaactttgaaaataaacccttcttgatcaattgacgagttttcagttattgtaattgatgtttttacttgtgaaaggtagttaattgtattccttgtcaaaatagctttccaatgatataagatgcgtattctaagtgtttacggtttgcgttttgtgctaaattgaattttggatcaagacttgaacttttgaaactgaccaggcaccagaccacgttatttgtcgcggcgcgacacctctggccgcggcgcggcaatagccgtgtttgggttctgacctactttg
This genomic interval carries:
- the LOC139902528 gene encoding xyloglucan galactosyltransferase MUR3-like: MEKGNYMFQQTRVCVVLVLCVLFWLYLYSDFGVPEFAVNHELNNVKSVINVSRSENMKTDKVFPFMKAMKSAGNKNDPCGGKYIYVYDLPSRFNDDMMKECGNINKWFDMCKFVKNNGLGPKLESSDLGVFSDNGWYATNQFTLDVIFNNRMKQYECLTNDSSMAAAIFVPFYAGFDVARYLWGYNISVRDAAPHDLVDWLQKRDEWKIMNGHDHFLVGGRITWDFIRLTENESDWGNKFLFLPAARNMSMLLIESSPWHSNDFAIPYPTYFHPSKDYDVFDWQDKMTKMERKLLFCFAGAPRPGNPKSIRSRLIKQCNNSRVAKLLECGVGETKCHSPSSIMKMFQSSVFCLQPQGDSYARRSAFDSILDGCIPVFFHPGSFYTQYTWHIPKNYTKYSVFIPEDDIRKNVSIEQRLSQIDPEKVNLMRMEVINLIPRLIYADPRSKLESLKDAFDVSVEAIIDKVTKMRQDMIDGRTNDEFVEELSWKYSLLEEGEYLGVHEWDPFFAKEKPNNGDASSDMLTANTTKNTTIN